A genome region from Anolis carolinensis isolate JA03-04 chromosome 6, rAnoCar3.1.pri, whole genome shotgun sequence includes the following:
- the uba5 gene encoding ubiquitin-like modifier-activating enzyme 5 isoform X2, whose amino-acid sequence MNRLFFQPHQAGLSKVQAAEHTLRNINPDVQFEVHNYNITTMENFQQFMDRISNGGLEEGKPVDLVLSCVDNFEARMAINTVCNELGQVWMESGVSENAVSGHIQLIIPGESACFACAPPLVVAANIDEKTLKREGVCAASLPTTMGVVAGLLVQNVLKYLLNFGTVSFYLGYNAMQDFFPSMTMKPNPQCDDKNCRKQQEEYKTKAVINPKQEVCEEAEEIVHEENDWGIELVSEVSEEELKAASGPVPDLPEGITLAYTIPNKEENSIDGETVAESEESLEELMAKMKTM is encoded by the exons ATGAACCGGCTTTTTTTCCAACCCCATCAGGCTGGACTAAGTAAAGTTCAAGCAGCAGAGCATACACTGAG gaACATCAATCCTGATGTCCAGTTTGAAGTACATAACTACAACATCACAACTATGGAGAACTTTCAACAGTTTATGGATAGGATCAG tAATGGTGGATTAGAAGAAGGGAAACCAGTTGATCTGGTATTAAGCTGTGTGGATAACTTTGAAGCCCGTATGGCAATTAACACA GTTTGCAATGAACTTGGACAAGTATGGATGGAATCAGGAGTAAGTGAAAATGCTGTCTCCGGCCATATCCAGCTAATCATACCTGGTGAATCAGCTTGTTTCGCA TGTGCACCACCACTTGTTGTTGCAGCAAATATAGATGAGAAAACACTGAAACGGGAGGGTGTATGCGCAGCCAGTTTGCCCACGACTATGGGAGTTGTTGCTGGCCTCCTTGTGCAAAATGTCCTCAA ATATTTATTAAACTTCGGTACTGTCAGCTTTTACCTTGGCTACAATGCAATGCAGGATTTCTTTCCCTCCATGACTATGAAGCCCAATCCACAGTGTGATGACAAAAACTGTAGAAAGCAACAGGAAGAATACAAG ACAAAAGCAGTAATTAACCCTAAACAAGAGGTCTGTGAAGAGGCAGAAGAAATAGTACATGAAGAAAACGATTGGG GTATAGAATTGGTTTCAGAAGTTTCTGAAGAGGAGTTGAAAGCTGCTTCAGGTCCAGTTCCTGATCTTCCAGAAGGCATCACACTGGCATATACAATACCTAACAAG GAAGAAAACTCTATAGATGGAGAAACTGTTGCTGAGTCCGAGGAAAGTCTAGAAGAACTTATGGCTAAAATGAAGACTATGTAG